AAGGGAAAGCTATCctgctagagagagagactactTCGCGAAACTTGGTCGAATACGACTACGCCAACCAGcaaggacgacaacgacaacgtcgacgacgacaacgacgaggcaCAGCACACAGGGCGCTGGAGTGTGAGTGACGATCCCCAACCGATTTACTGCCCAGTCCAGCCAGAGCAGATagtatcatcatcaatttAAAGTCAACACGtgccatcgcagcagcagagaccGAGCATTGCGATAAATTGCGAGATTTCGTTAGTGAATTGAAACAGTGACAGCAAACACCGCGAACCACGGGCACACGGACAGGAGAAGAAGTGGGCCACAAGTGACTCGATGCGCAGGTACCGAGCAGGTCACAGAAAACGCACAATAAACCTGGCTACTGCGATTAAACTGACGTGCAGTGTACGTGTGGCATGTGTAGTATATGCGCATAACTGAACAAGAGTGAGACGATATTAGTGTGCCAGTGAGAAATCAATGAAAGAGCTACCACCTCGAGTTCCTCGATTGATTTAGTGAAGGTGtgtggggagggagagggataAGTGTTAATAAGGGGCTTGGGGCCGTTCAATTCCGGTTTGCCATTGAACTAAAACATGACAAACATATGATACAGTGAAACAAGAACAGTGTTGCTGTTAGTGGACACAGAGAGGCACGCAAAAGGATTAAACTTCGTTCGCTCTCGTATCTGtatgtctctttctctctctgtctcgctcggGATCAGTCACGTAGAGGAATagacgcgtgcgcgcgcgcacacaaacaaaaacacacattctaAACAAAAAAGCCTAACCCGACGATCATATTGCATATTATGCCATCGTGCTGGAATTGGAAACCGACGGGCTATGTTTGTGATGCTGTCAGTTCGCACAACAACCACCGTTCGTGAACGGCACGCCGAAACGGTCCAGAAGGCAATCAACATCAATCAACTCATtcgcaacatcaacaaccgaaAGCACCGGAATCTCATTCGGACTTCtcaaacacagcaacagcagcagcagccgccgcaggaGATCGGAACAACCACCATCGGAAGTTTGGTTCGCCGAGGCAGAACCAACCGTAGCCGCAGTGACAGCAAGGCTAGCATTAAGGAAGATTTAAACAACGCCAAGCAGATCACCAACAGTCCCTACCataacagcagtagcagccgcaacaacagcatcagtagtagcagcaacaacgctgAAACACCCGAGCTAGGAACCAAATCCATCAACATCCATcgaaacagcaacagtgtACCGAAGGTAACGGAGAAAGTCGAAAAAACAGTTCCACTGATCGGGACCGTTCGGGTACTGCCAGCCGGCGCCACCAGCAACGAGAAGGTGCGCCTCGTTACCGGAACAACCgccggtgcagcagcaccgagcatcgagcagcagcagcagcagcagctgcaacagcggGACGACAGCGACATCTGTCGGCAACTGTCGGTACAGCTCGCCAAACCACAGACGGCCACCGCTACCGCGGTCAAGGTCGATACCGAGCTGGTACTGACGGCAACGATAAGGCCTACGATTAAACCATTGAAGGCGGAACGCATCTTtgcgacaacaacaataacgacgccgacgccgacgacgacgacactgacACCGACAGCACTGACAGCAGTGACGACTCGGTCGATTGCGCCAcccgaacagcagcataacaatagtgccagcagccagcagcttaACGCTAACCACCACACTGACGCCAACGATAACGGCAAGACGAAGTTTCTGCTACCGGAGCTGAACAACTTTCGGAAACCGCCAACTGTACAGGTATGTCTCGTCGCGCGTCGCCGAATCATAGCATGCTGGGGGGAGAATCGattaatggaggcgcctggtacttgaccgttttcatttccattgtTGGCCTGCTTGATTCGGGAAACTACAAATTAATCACAACAATTTCCTTCTCCTAATTTCACGAATACACGTatgcacaaacaaacattccaaccCACTTTACAGGTACCTGTGGCAACGATATTAAACGACCTTAGCCCAGTGCCTGCGCCAGTCAAAGTGACCAATAAACTCACAAACTCGAACCCTATGAGTCCTATGACCCCCGCCGGGCTACAGAGTAACTCGCCGGACGTTAAGGCCATGCGGTAAGTATTGCGTATGGCAACGTGGGTAAAGTAGgctttaaatttcatttcatcaccatcactccaCTGTCAGGCAAATCAATTGCTCTGTGCCAACGGCCAGTGCCAAATGTAATCAAATTTACCATGCCACCAGGTGTCTCTCGATTTTGATTGTCATGCAATGAACGGCCGAGGCGGAGGAACTCTGCCGAAGGACTGACACCGGCACTGCGGCAATAAATATCATTAGCGAGGTtcgagttttaattaaatttctcaCCCAACATTTATGAGCGATGCGCATCGAACACGTGCCCCCGGtggaaacgaaaggaacgCAGCCAAAATGGGACGAAACTACCGGGGAACGCTACAATTCGTTTCCCGCGGTTGAGAACGACAATTTTCGGGCTCGACGCACGACAGCGTTTAATCCGCTAGCGACAAACCAACGCGGCAACCAAAATCGCGACCAAGAAGTTTCAAGGACGtgccaccgaccaccaatACCGCCACgcaaacatgcaaaacatATGAATTCGAATTCGACGACCACCAATcgttcaccatcgccatccagTGCGCGTCGGGGCACGTGTTTTGGCGATAGAACTAGTAGCGAGAGCAATTCCCATGAATTTGCGATTTTCTGTGTGTACCGATCATAATTCGTAagggggaaaatgaaattggttTGCACCGAAGGGTGCCACGTggcgcaaacacacagcatGACGCAGGCAGGGGACACAACTTTTGCGAACGTACCCCCCGTTGTCATTCAAATGAAACTCGAATGAATGGAGAAAAGAGATGAATGCTGGCttgtttattattatcataagcacacggcacacagtTCCAATAAATTCAAGACAAATGCAAGCTCGTTAATATGATGATCACTTTTAAAAGGAAATTGATTATTGACAGTACATGGGGGGCGGAGTTTTGTGGGATTTGAAAACATTGCAAGAGATATGATATTCCATTATTTCGCAATCAATAATCGTTTACAGGTACTACAGATTGTGGATATACACATGCAACGCTGTGCTCCTGATGGCAGTCATCGTATTCTGTGGCGTTGCTGGTAAGATTCTTCTCTCCGACTACAAGCGCCTGCTGGTGAACGGATTAAGTCTGACGCAGCCCAGTTTCATTTATGCTTACTTAGCTTTGCTGGTGCAATCAGGTACGACCGGAGCatggaacggaaaggaacAGCATTATAGCTAACTTTTCTGTTTGATCTTGTCCGTTTCATTGCAGGTTTCCTACAACTGATAGGGTGTCTCGGTGCCTTAAGACTATCGGAGAAATTGTTAAACGCTTACTGGTTACTTTTACTCGTATTGTTGATAGGGGACGCCATGTTAGGCATTTTTTGGATGTTCAAATTCGATAAGATCATGCACGATTTGCAGCCGATGCTAAGGTAAGTCTCGAATCACTGCTTTTGGGCGGCGTGCTGGTGATCCGATTTCCGTTATTCGGAGAAACCTTCTGAGCCCCCCCTTCCATAATTTTGTGCCAAAAAACACCACCATAAGGGGTCACTTTTCATACGAAGTTTCCACACTGTGGTGCAACCATAAATCTCTGTAACATTCCCACTCTGTATCGGGTGATATGGCTAAAGGCTTGTGGTGAGCCGgtttttcctcgcttttcctTCTAAACGCGCGTTGGCTGGAACATTTTAATCCTTCTACACACcgcactgacacacacacacacacacaccagcctaTAGTGTGCGAAGAATTCGAGGAATAAAACATGATATTTTGTAGCTCGCTGCTTGGTTCACCGAGTTTTGCCATTAAAGAAATTCAATATCGCAAGGctggcttggctggctggctggctgacgctCTCGCCTCGTCTCGTACATCGCGAGTAAAACCCGCAACCGAatagatcggatcggaacccCGGGTTTGGCCAAAGTACCCCGAACTGCCGTGATACTGCAGAATgaaggtttttgtttcttttcgccCCCTAAAAACGCGCGTGTGCTTTAGTTTGCAGTTTATCTCTTCACATTGTGGTGACGAGTAAAGTAGGTAGTAGGCCGCGAGGGTTTTTGGTGAAGAAAAATATGAATCTCACtcatctctcgctcgttcgcttttccaATGCAAAACATTCTCGAAATTTAGTGTAACACTGACCGCCGCCGTAGCGTAGCCCGGTCAAACCGCTGATGCATTTGCATATATAATTTCAGATATCGTCTAGCGCATGAATATGGAAATTCGCCCGAGCTGACGGAGCTGTGGGATCGGCTGCAGAACGAAGGGCGATGCTGTGGGGTCACCGGACCTCAAGTAAGTTGGAATGTTGCTTTTGTACACTTGGCAGTCAACCCGAATGCTTATCAACTCCAGTTGCattgaatttgttttcaataaatcatttttttatagTTAGCTTTTAATGTTCAGTTTTTATAGTCACACTTTTATGACACTACAACTCCTTCTCCCTTGGATGGAGTTGCTACTGTCCACAAACAATGCATCAAACTATCTAACCGATAACGTATTTCTAAGCTGCTCTACATCTACCATATGCGCTTCATGTCCTCTTGTAATGCGATATAATGCGAGTAATCCATTTGCTAACTACCATAAACACCCTGCGGTCACGAAGCGTTGGTTTAGTCAAAGCAtccaaacaccacaccaccaatcGGAAACATTCTCGATGGTCCAAAACGAATGCTTAACCGATTATGCAACTCAACGAAGCATGTATCATGTAAATTCCAGCCTGCACCAGTGCTATGTTTGGGCAATTAAACCATATGTGCAGAGGAAGaagttttccccccttttctggCATTCCGCCACCGTTGGGTCGGTGCGGTGAGCAACGTCCTTTGTGGTCGACAACACGGAATCGGATTGGGGTAAATGGGGGACGGTAggataaaattgaattccaatGATAGTTCATTTAGTATCACACCCGAAGCATCCCCCGGGGGAACTGTGGGGACCGCAGGGTACCGCATCCGATGAACAAACCCCCCGtggctcgatcgattgcactCACTAAGGAATGTCCGTAGTGCATAGTGCAGAGCATTCTATTTCGATCAGTAATCCAACTGCGGCTGCTAATCGTTTGTATTCAGCAGAGTATGGCATAAACTGAGCAAACGATACGCCACGCCAGTgaccccttcttcttcgtgttgTGTCAGAGCGTTCTCTTCGAGCTCTGATCAACTGTGACTGTCATGTGGCCACCAGTATTGTGGCAAGCAGCAGAGAATATCCATACGATTTTTCTACACCTCCATTGCACACATCGAGAGCAATGTGGTCAGTGTGCAAATACAGTGAGCCGATAAAGGTTTCCCGCAACATTGCACCTCCAGATACGGCACTGGAATTGGGTTCGGTCGATTGCGCGTATTTGAAGGCAGGGGCAGCGATTAAGCTGTACAGCGCATCGCATGCATGTATGTTGAACACAAAAGAACTAATTACTTTGTTTGAACAACGAGCATTCGGACGGATAATTGAAATGGGCTGTCGGATTGTCACTGGGCTTATTGGAACCGATTATTGGCTCATTGGAAGTACCGTACGCAGCGGCGAAAGCGTAATCCAAGTGGTGTTTCGAAATCGATCGTTCCTCGGTAAGCCAATCCAGCTAAAGGGTTCTGGTGCAAGCCCTTAGGATACCATTTGTAAGAACAATTTAATGTCAACTATTGTAATTATGTTATACAATCAATTGTGCGTGTAATACAATCAATTGTGCATGTAATACGGGACGTTGAGAGCGATACAAAATCACGGAGAACAACAACCGGCTATTGGGTTTCATTTCTACACGCTCACTTCCCATTGAACAAACGGTCGGTTTCAACGAAACAATCCATTGAACACTTCTCGGCATGCACGCTATCGGAAGTTATGAAAACAATTCTGAAACCGGCAAGTTCCGGCTTTGTTGGGTCTTAGAAAGACAATCATTAAAacctcaccgaccgaccgtaaGATGCTAACCCTCGGTTCCAGCTGCGCTCGAAGGCATAAGGCTTCATTTAAATGAGAAGATGAACACACTCGTCCATTCCGATGAGCCGTTTGCTTGCAACGACCCCCTGAATCCTCTTGCGTACCATTAGAAGGTGTCCTAATTACTTCATTCTGAAGATTATCTCCTCCACGAGCTGATGCTGGAGGTTTGGAGGACGACCttctggttttttggggagtaaCTAACGATTATTTCTCGCAAAATCTCATGGCCACGCGAAAATACCAGCCCGCCATATCCATTGCCCAAACGGACAATTCCCAAAACCAAGAATGCAAAAATAATCTCCCATAATTACAGTACCATTACGCTGTTCTCCGTTCAAATTCTCCGCACGAGTACGCTCGTGGCGCCAAACCCGGGTTACTGGCTACAGTCGTAAGGCGAGATGAGAAGGAATGCAAAAAACGATTCCGGTCCGGGTGCTTTGGAAttatgcttgcttgcttgcttgctgctgccgctgcaagAAATATGATATCTTTAGATTTGCAATTCTCATAAAAGCTGTAAGCTACTGCAAAAACTATTTCCACCAAATCCCAAACGTGTATTCCACGAGAGATATCTTTCGTTTTTGTcttgcccctttttttgtaGACGCATAATAAAATAAGCTTTAGCAAGAGGTGCAAAAGTTCCATTTGCGCGGGATTTAACTCCGATTCCCCAGACAACTTTAAATAGCTTCTTCACTAATTTCAcacgttttccgtttctttcctccctcccttgcgATCAAAGGACTTTGCGCTCAATGCCAACCGTACGTACCCGACATCCTGCTGCACGTCCGACATCACGGAGCAAATAAGCATAGGTAGGCGTCCGCTCGCGTCCGCCATCGTGTTCCGTGGCGACGATCCGACAGCGGCCGTCGCGGCTGCCACGGAGCTTGCGGCCAGCACCCTCAAGGATACACTCCTGATGAGCCGAAACTTTAGCGACATCAGTGACACGTGGAGCCTCATCACGGCccctagcagtagcagcagtacgagTGGAGTAAGCAGCTTCGATAGCACAATACCAGGCCAGCAAAGTGCCAGCATCGTGGATAGTGTAGGGTCCGGCAGTGCCAGCAGcgatagcagtagtagcagtagtagtagttctaGTGATAGCAGCAGTAACGGCGGCAGAAGTAATAGCGTAAGTAGTAACGGtgatagcagtagtagcggcagTTCCAGTGTGAAGCACGGCTATGGCAACGGCTTCAGTTCGGCAACGGGAGGCTCATCCACTGTTGGCACAGGACTCGCTAACGGTGGCAGTAGCTTCGCTTCCAGCGGGGAAATGGAAGAGGTTAAAACGATTGTCACATGCCGAGCAGTGTATCCTCAGGTAAGTGGTTTCAAACTAATGGAGGGTCTATTCATGGATTTATGTCTACTTCACACGTCTTCGTGCAATAATCAGTACGCAGACTGAGACCAGTATGCAGACTGAGTCACTAATGAGACTAAAACATAACATGACAAACGGCATCCAAAATGAATGGATAATATTGAAATTTGAGGGCTGATTAAGAAAGGAATAAAATAACGAAAAGCCGCTAAGGAACTAATTGTAAAACTCCCTTACCAGGAACAGCATTAAATGCTGCTGTAGCATACACACCCACATCTGTGAAAACATAAAGCAGAATGGCAGAAGACAAGGCTTGTCCTTTTTATATCCTAGAATTGAATGAATCCATAAAAGAATCGTAGCAGCCATCGATGCCTTTGCGATGCCTCGAGAAcccaaaaagtaaaacaaacaaaaccagcgAACACTACCATTGCTGTGTCTTTGCGGAAGAACAATgaaaaagagaacaacaaaaagcgaaaagacaTCCAACATGGTTCTTGGACAAACTCTTCTCCATTCACCCGAATCGATGTAGAAAACGGAACCGGGAATTGGCGGTTCCGCTGTGCCCGACAAATGTCAGATgcaatttattgcattttccgGAATCGTAATGTTTCACCCAAGCAGCCCATGGTTCAATccaataaacacaaaacacacacacccgtacacATGCAACACAATCCCACTTGACGGATGGTTGTTTCTCCTTCCACCCCCAATATGGTTCCAGGTCACTGGTATACGGGGGTTCACCTTCGATCCGTACCCTTAACTGGATCAGTTTGTGGAGGCCACAAACTGGCAGCATTGCATTAAAGTTGTAAAAAGGTATTCTCCGATCGTGTAGTGCATCCGCCTGTGCGCCACGGAGGGTTGGTTCCGGGACTGGTTGCACTTGgatgtttgcttttaattaaactttgcTGTCCTCAATGGCAAGTTGCATCGTTCGACCGAACGGCCGATGCATGGACGGACCAACCGGCAATCTCATATACAACACACTCTACATGCATCGTAACTgccggaaaagaaaaagaaatcctATGCTCTCAATCCGTCACCTAGCGAATGGGTGACAAAAACCGTGCAGAAAACAATAGCGTTGCCACTATATCATATCAACGAGACACACAGACGCCACGCAACCAATACAGTGCCGCGCAGGTCCTGTAGCACCACACAACCAGTATAGCATTTTAGCGGTTCGATACATCTCCTTCAATGCATGCCATACCCAAGAACGACACCGCCGACCGAGCTATCAGTAAACCCACACGGTGAAGCTGCACATAAGCGTCTATTGTTTTTACAGctaccaaaacacacacacaatccagcGGAGTGGGCAGATTGAATGGCGAAGGTGTGGCTACGAAGTACGATGCAAACGGTGCCATAGACCGGGAAAAGCACCATGGCACCACCATGAGGAAC
The sequence above is a segment of the Anopheles darlingi chromosome 2, idAnoDarlMG_H_01, whole genome shotgun sequence genome. Coding sequences within it:
- the LOC125949266 gene encoding uncharacterized protein LOC125949266 — its product is MFVMLSVRTTTTVRERHAETVQKAININQLIRNINNRKHRNLIRTSQTQQQQQQPPQEIGTTTIGSLVRRGRTNRSRSDSKASIKEDLNNAKQITNSPYHNSSSSRNNSISSSSNNAETPELGTKSINIHRNSNSVPKVTEKVEKTVPLIGTVRVLPAGATSNEKVRLVTGTTAGAAAPSIEQQQQQQLQQRDDSDICRQLSVQLAKPQTATATAVKVDTELVLTATIRPTIKPLKAERIFATTTITTPTPTTTTLTPTALTAVTTRSIAPPEQQHNNSASSQQLNANHHTDANDNGKTKFLLPELNNFRKPPTVQVPVATILNDLSPVPAPVKVTNKLTNSNPMSPMTPAGLQSNSPDVKAMRYYRLWIYTCNAVLLMAVIVFCGVAGKILLSDYKRLLVNGLSLTQPSFIYAYLALLVQSGFLQLIGCLGALRLSEKLLNAYWLLLLVLLIGDAMLGIFWMFKFDKIMHDLQPMLRYRLAHEYGNSPELTELWDRLQNEGRCCGVTGPQDFALNANRTYPTSCCTSDITEQISIGRRPLASAIVFRGDDPTAAVAAATELAASTLKDTLLMSRNFSDISDTWSLITAPSSSSSTSGVSSFDSTIPGQQSASIVDSVGSGSASSDSSSSSSSSSSDSSSNGGRSNSVSSNGDSSSSGSSSVKHGYGNGFSSATGGSSTVGTGLANGGSSFASSGEMEEVKTIVTCRAVYPQGCADRIVSWLRHTADILFVLGYCVIAFLKLCFLGILRYEIKEMIQKIKLLQTEMSGAILNGVDCDQQQIQQFTLLQQVTSTSINGGIHAEPKVGNRDRERTHAGSAESERESLLTQENTPRQLLKHKQLYTCINEQQPQHICHGAGGSGLAGSSSGGTAAGAAAAASGSGGCGGCESDTNSNCALLVEDTNMASLLSTGTATGTTKTINGNNNYELCEFDAKVPSYRLLNAPTVTRI